One Rhizoctonia solani chromosome 1, complete sequence DNA window includes the following coding sequences:
- a CDS encoding translocation protein Sec63 — protein MTDHAYTLAQLYLPELRVMSSRHSYVHDKTLRNFKQAGAILNIIVSPLISHLSREEQKYLVGSINDAETLLSNPLDILNELIAAWKIRHFELFTNWRSLPVSGVEQYHFGVKLPVPLSLEEILTPLPYPSKVSQVKRTRIVGCQKTANFCTNSSCDQRDQLRKPMDLQPATRFVPSKCTNGSNIKALDSIPRQFVLSHLRYAQSSSDSSSVSTDDCGFSSMSSRSSSPLIADEIYEESTWDLVEEGYDLDLGCACHLEHVCGAYVGCRSMGNKAGRYHLKRSGTRIMDSWRSLLKTR, from the exons ATGACCGatcacgcatataccctgGCCCAGCTTTACCTTCCTGAGCTTCGTGTCATGTCTTCTCGTCACAGCTACGTTCACGATAAAACTCTTAGGAATTTCAAG CAAGCTGGAGCCATCTTGAACATCATCGTGTCTCCTCTCATCTCTCATCTATCTCGTGAGGAGCAGAAGTACCTGGTCGGTTCTATCAATGACGCCGAAACGCTATTGTCCAATCCGCTCGATATATTGAATGAGCTGATCGCAGCCTGGAAGATTCGTCATTTCGAACTATTCACCAATTGGCGCTCGCTCCCTGTCTCAGGTGTCGAACAATACCATTTTGGGGTCAAACTGCCTGTTCCGCTTTCACTCGAGGAGATCCTGACACCACTGCCATATCCTTCAAAGGTTTCTCAAGTCAAGAGGACGCGGATCGTGGGTTGTCAAAAGACGGCGAATTTCTGTACGAATTCTTCTTGTGACCAGCGAGATCAACTTCGAAAGCCTATGGATCTCCAACCCGCCACTCGCTTCGTCCCTTCAAAATGTACAAACGGATCCAATATCAAAGCATTGGATTCTATACCTCGGCAATTTGTTCTCTCTCACTTGAGATATGCACAATCTTCTTCAGATTCTTCATCTGTATCGACCGATGATTGTGGGTTTAGCAGTATGAGTAGTAGAAGCAGTTCGCCTCTGATTGCGGACGAGATTTATGAAGAGAGTACTTGGGACCTTGTTGAGGAAGGATACGATCTCGATCTTGGGTGTGCCTGTCACCTGGAACATGTTTGTGGAGCCTATGTCGGATGCCGGTCGATGGGTAACAAGGCGGGAAGGTACCATTTAAAGCGTAGTGGCACAAGGATCATGGATAGTTGGAGGAGTTTATTAAAGACGCGATAG
- a CDS encoding DnaJ domain protein, with amino-acid sequence MAQYNYEGGLASYFILTFLSLVLIPLTLSFKSSGPTKKTVSCKCPECKKKEEKLKKSGVSSVKLGPKLLVTIALWAVFGAVAYNAATTKSDTKIYNPFEILGIKAGTSEKDIKRHYKKLSVKFHPDKVKLVANQTMESVAAHFVELTKAYKSLTDETVRQNLEQYGHPDGKQEFSVGIAIPKWVVEGKNSMFVLAFYGAIFMGILPLVVGRWWFGSRGLTKDGVHGNTASLFFKGVTEDASIDFLVSLLSRGFSAEQKAFSRKVAHTPAVEDDLNGLETEIKVLLGPRWSTVAQTAKVPEARRALVLLYAHLLRLPVNNDVLRKEQATLILRAPTLLTSLLTMTLSRNWAASSLQLMHLHAYLAQAILPSPLIESPSTALLQYPNVKKEDTAAVRSGEVSELLSNLSDKDVASGVRAAAANSGKLDIIDAKFKVIGERIVTPNAIVNLLFRAQVIPRIKPEGKEKETELSVEEAKAAAKALDERENAFLATRHETEPLDDEATDLTKFNRKPSWWVMICNQPGDKIIFGPQKFSDVPEASGSTSGVDAKGRLYKLQFQSPPQVGTYAFRAVFVSDTFVGDDLAMDLSLTVEDVSALTSEEAGAEDEISDPDEDTLAGQMAAMRGGAVKRRADDESEDESDTDGDESDSSDDSSDDD; translated from the exons ATGGCCCAGTACAACTACGAGGGCGGGCTGGCCTCGTACTTTATACTGACATTTCTGTCGCTTGTGTTAATACCATTGACTCTGTCGTTCAAGTCATCTGGTC CCACCAAGAAGACTGTTTCTTGTAAATGTCCAGAATGCaaaaagaaagaagagaAGTTAAAGAAGTCCGGAGTGTCCTCTGTAAAGCTTGGTCCCAA GCTACTTGTGACTATTGCTCTCTGGGCTGTCTTCGGAGCCGTCGCATACAATGCCGCCACTACAAAGAGCGATACAAAAATTTACAATCCCTTCGAAATTCTTGGTATTAAAGCC GGTACCAGCGAGAAGGATATCAAACGCCACTACAAAAAACTCTCCGTTAAATT CCATCCTGACAAGGTCAAGCTTGTTGCTAACCAAACCATGGAGTCTGTCGCGGCGCATTTCGTCGAGCTTACCAAGGCCTACAAATC GTTGACCGATGAGACTGTTCGCCAAAATTTGGAGCAGTATGGCCACCCAGATGGTAAACAGGAATTCAGCGTCGGGATTGCGATCCCCAAATGGGTCGTTGAAGGCAAAAACTCGATGTTTGTCCTTGCTTTCTATGGTGCGATCTTCATGGGCATTCTCCCTCTCGTAGTC GGTCGTTGGTGGTTCGGATCGCGAGGTCTTACCAAAGATGGCGTTCACGGAAACACCGCATCTTTATTCTTCAAAGGAGTTACAGAAGATGCCTCTATCGACTTTTTGGTCAGCTTGTTAAGCCGTGGTTTCTCTGCCGAACAAAAGGCGTTCTCCAGGAAGGTTGCCCATACTCCGGCGGTTGAGGACGATTTGAACGGACTCGAAACCGAGATCAAGGTCCTTTTGGGCCCAAGGTGGAGCACTGTTGCTCAG ACTGCCAAAGTTCCAGAGGCACGTCGCGCATTGGTCCTGTTGTATGCTCACCTTTTACGCCTCCCGGTCAACAACGATGTTTTACGCAAAG AACAAGCCACTCTCATTTTGCGCGCACCCACTCTCCTTACCTCTCTCCTCACCATGACGCTCTCTCGTAACTGGGCTGCTTCTTCACTTCAGCTCATGCATCTTCACGCCTATCTTGCACAGGCTATACTTCCTTCACCCTTGATTGAGTCACCTTCTACAGCGCTTCTCCAGTACCCCAATGTTAAGAAGGAGGACACTGCCGCCGTTCGTTCGGGCGAGGTCTCTGAGCTGCTCTCGAATCTCAGTGACAAGGATGTCGCCTCGGGTGTCCGCGCTGCCGCTGCAAACTCGGGTAAACTCGATATTATTGACGCCAAGTTCAAGGTCATTGGTGAACGCATTGTTACCCCGAACGCAATTGTCAACCTATTGTTCCGTGCACAAGTTATACCCCGTATAAAACCTGAAGGCAAGGAGAAAGAGACCGAGCTGAGCGTTGAGGAGGCAAAGGCGGCAGCCAAGGCCCTTGACGAACGGGAGAACGCTTTCTTGGCTACCAGGCATGAAACTGAGCCTTTGGACGATGAAGCAACCGACCTTACTAAATTT AACCGAAAGCCTTCGTGGTGGGTCATGATTTGCAACCAACCCGGTGACAAGATTATCTTCGGTCCGCAAAAGTTCAGCGATGTCCCTGAGGCGTCTGGATCTACATCTGGGGTTGATGCCAAGGGCCGTTTGTACAAATTGCAGTTCCAGTCCCCACCCCAGGTTGGCACTTATGCATTTCGTGCGGTGTTTGTCAGTGATACGTTTGTTGGCGATGACTTGGCAATGGATCTTAGC CTTACTGTGGAGGACGTCTCCGCCCTTACTAGCGAGGAGGCTGGAGCCGAAGACGAAATTTCCGACCCTGATGAGGATACCCTTGCTGGTCAGATGGCTGCTATGCGTGGTGGTGCCGTGAAGCGACGGGCGGATGATGAGAGTGAGGATGAGAGTGATACTGATGGGGATGAATCGGATAGCAGCGACGATAGCAGCGATGATGATTAG
- a CDS encoding mannose-6-phosphate isomerase has translation MASQSVFRIVAGANSYDWGKIGKNSKAGQYARADPEFKLQEEKPYSELWMGTHPTLPSKLQSGEKLYDHLQAHPELLGDKVRKQYGGDLPFLFKVLAIEKALSIQAHPNKKLAEKLHNERPDVYKGTSNP, from the exons ATGGCATCCCAAAGCGTGTTTCGAATTGTGGCTGGCGCCAACTCTTACGACTGGGGAAAGATCGGCAAGAACTCCAAGGCGGGCCAATATGCTCGTGCAGACCCCGAGTTTAAGCTTCAAGAGGAGAAACCATACTCTGAG CTCtggatgggaacccatcCGACCCTGCCCTCCAAGCTTCAATCAGGGGAGAAACTCTACGATCATCTACAAGCACACCCCGAACTTCTTGGGGATAAAGTGCGCAAGCAATACGGCGGCGATCTCCCTTTCCTGTTCAAGGTTCTGGCGATCGAAAAGGCCCTTAGCATTCAAGCCCATCCGAACAAAAAACTAGCCGAGAAACTACACAATGAACGACCAGATGTGTACAAGGGCACGTCCAATCCATGA
- a CDS encoding mannose-6-phosphate isomerase — protein sequence MAIAITPFSGFCNFRPLSEISTFLSAVPEFASLIPEKAASALSSSPSDPKSTLRDVFGALMSAPSDQVQSALDQLVKRYESGGATSAESQVADLAQTLAKQYPGDVGVFCVFLLNVVKLNEGEAMFLQADEPHAYISGDIIECMATSDNVVRAGLTPKLRDVPTLVSMLTYNSGPADAQRMEPKPFKGESSDSDSFTTLYDPPIPEFSVLLTDIPAGKKASHRALEGPSIFIVTSGSGNVSGQEIKSEGEVWFAGAGQSLEFTAGDQGLVLYRAFVEVS from the exons ATGGCCATCGCAATCACACCCTTTTCCGGATTCTGCAACTTCCGCCCGCTATCCGAAATATCCACTTTTTTGTCCGCCGTTCCCGAGTTCGCCTCGTTGATACCCGAAAAAGCCGCGTCCGCCTTGTCTTCTTCCCCCTCGGATCCGAAATCTACACTCAGAGACGTATTTGGCGCACTGATGTCAGCACCCTCTGACCAAGTCCAATCCGCCCTCGATCAACTTGTCAAACGATACGAATCCGGCGGCGCCACATCCGCCGAATCCCAAGTCGCCGATCTTGCCCAGACTCTGGCTAAACAGTATCCAGGCGACGTGGGCGTATTCTGCGTGTTTTTGCTCAATGTCGTCAAGTTGAACGAGGGCGAGGCCATGTTCTTGCAAGCGGATGAGCCACATGCGTATATTTCAGGTG ATATCATTGAATGCATGGCCACGTCTG ACAATGTCGTACGGGCCGGATTGACGCCCAAATTGAGAGACGTACCCACCCTCGTATCAATGTTGACCTACAATTCGGGCCCAGCCGATGCCCAGCGTATGGAACCAAAACCATTCAAGGGAGAATCAAG TGACTCGGACTCTTTCACGACCCTGTACGACCCGCCGATCCCTGAGTTTTCAGTTCTCTTGACGGACATACCGGCGGGAAAGAAAGCCTCTCACCGAGCTTTGGAAGGACCGAGCATCTTTATTGTCACTAGCGGAAGCGGAAATGTCTCAGGCCAAGAGATCAAGTCCGAGGGAGAAGTGTGGTTTGCGGGTGCAGGGCAGAGTCTCGAATTCACAGCGGGAGACCAAGGATTAGTCCTTTATCGCGCTTTCGTCGAGGTCTCATAG
- a CDS encoding Guanine nucleotide exchange factor synembryn protein, with product MSLLTDYRASASPTVLANITNASIGAFNDQDRAILIQLIIDDVVAARNGQGRIASKDIALALGAIKSLGRLESGSRVVASEKNLSHFLDIAKDLSSNAEASKQAMRCIANAILLVPAGRETLVDLDGDEFCTRVYINEASSPEFIFLASRLLFFMAHTDGSFISRVVRQHRLPNLLAQQIESLGQSDAPFAKDALTDILKLHFSAVAKYSRLVGHESGPGLVLGEYWDDVFEPTASPLIKLLHTLSSSPSNPITGNLTYAIHALLNVPVAPFAHLWFPQSPKPSRSSSSGTQSPRPSLDKNGSPLEAHGSGSGSGNGSPLSRALNLLNRRSSPGRKSPPLPTGDSAIRALSILQNLLALHLPGNCDPDDAGVRAAAKSKGVSLDEVGAPIAALVTRLAAGDDGARTRMAAVVLPPDMDRSSPLEKKDDFLGRCIRLMTSVYYPTLKDAIGELLFVLCGSDGQALSAAIGYGNAAGHLYNKGIMAPPPASSGGDDINPITGTREAPSGPSLSEMTDEEKQREAEKLFVLFDRMERMGMAKNPIREAFQSGKFENLPKKGDDSD from the exons ATGTCCCTCCTCACCGACTATCGTGCCTCTGCCTCGCCTACTGTTCTCGCCAATATCACCAATGCATCTATAGGGGCATTCAACGACCAGGACAGAGCAATACTCATCCAGCTCATTATTGATGATGTAGTTGCTGCCCGGAACGGACAGGGCAGGATTGCGTCGAAAG ATATCGCACTTGCTCTCGGGGCTATCAAGTCTCTTGGTAGGCTTGAATCTGGCTCACGCGTCGTCGCTTCTGAAAAG AACTTGAGCCACTTTCTGGACATTGCCAAAGACCTTTCCTCCAATGCTGAGGCTTCTAAACAAGCCATGCGGTGTATTGCCAATGCTATCTTGCTTGTTCCTGCTGGTCGGGAAACGCTCGTTGACTTGGATGGGGACGAGTTTTGCACGAGGGTTTATATT AACGAAGCGTCATCTCCCGAATTCATCTTTTTGGCATCTCGACTGTTATTCTTTATGGCTCATACCGATGGGTCATTCATCTCTCGCGTTGTGCGACAACACCGTTTGCCCAACCTCTTGGCCCAA CAAATTGAAAGTCTAGGCCAATCCGACGCTCCATTTGCCAAAGATGCCCTTACAGACATTTTGAAGCTTCATTTCTCTGCCGTTGCCAAGTATTCCAGATTAGTTGGTCATGAATCCGGACCAGGACTAGTATTAGGAGAGTACTGGGACGATGTTTTCGAACC CACGGCGTCCCCACTTATCAAACTTTTACATACCCTTTCTTCCTCACCGTCTAACCCTATTACAGGGAATCTGACTTACGCAATCCATGCGCTTCTTAACGTCCCCGTCGCTCCTTTTGCCCATCTTTGGTTCCCGCAATCTCCTAAACCCAGTCGGTCGAGCTCCAGTGGTACGCAATCGCCTAGACCCAGTTTGGACAAGAATGGATCACCGTTAGAAGCACACGGAAGTGGAAGTGGGAGCGGAAATGGAAGTCCACTGTCCCGTGCATTGAATCTACTCAACCGCAGGTCTTCGCCTGGCCGAAAGTCCCCACCGCTGCCGACGGGAGATTCCGCTATTCGCGCACTTTCCATTCTTCAGAACCTTCTCGCCTTGCACCTTCCCGGCAACTGTGACCCTGACGATGCGGGCGTGAGGGCAGCCGCAAAATCCAAAGGCGTGTCGTTAGACGAGGTGGGAGCGCCGATCGCTGCTCTTGTGACGAGACTTGCTGCTGGTGATGATGGTGCGAGGACGAGAATGGCCGCTGTTGTTTTGCCGCCtgatat GGATCGTTCGTCTCCCCTTGAGAAAAAGGATGATTTCCTGGGGAGGTGTATAAGGCTCATGACTTCCGTCTACTATCCTACACTAAAGGACGCAATTGGAGAGTTGCTGTTTGTACTTTGCGGTTCAGACG GCCAAGCGCTCTCAGCAGCAATTGGGTACGGCAACGCAGCTGGGCACCTGTACAACAAGGGAATTATGGCTCCTCCCCCTGCTTCGAGTGGTGGTGATGATATCAACCCTATTACCG GTACACGCGAAGCCCCCTCTGGTCCCTCTCTTTCCGAAATGACAGACGAGGAGAAACAGCGCGAAGCTGAGAAGCTATTCGTTCTGTTTGATAGGATGGAGCGTATGGGTATGGCCAAGAATCCGATTAGGGAGGCCTTCCAGAGCGGAAAGTTTGAGAATTTACCGAAAAAGGGCGACGATAGCGATTAG
- a CDS encoding Rab proteins geranylgeranyltransferase component A — protein MQDELRESHFEAVVIGTGLTQSIVAAALAAASKPIIHVDESEAYGGPHASLTLSELASFNPTFHPSLVSRQYSLSLTPHLIPATGPFIAALVNSGVSRYGSFVLPKRVVIQTKDGFKNVPANKQDVFKDKTISLVQKRRLIKFLMFATGEFEQSPELEGVHPLLPSLFP, from the exons ATGCAAGACGAACTACGAGAATCACACTTTGAGGCCGTAGTCATAGGAACTGGACTCACACAGTCTATCGTAGCCGC CGCACTAGCCGCCGCGAGTAAACCTATTATCCACGTCGACGAATCCGAAGCATACGGTGGCCCCCATGCTTCACTGACCCTCTCTGAACTCGCATCTTTCAATCCCACCTTTCATCCTTCGCTCGTGTCTCGCCAATACTCACTTTCGCTTACGCCGCATCTCATACCTGCCACTGGTCCCTTTATTGCTGCACTCGTAAACTCTGGCGTTTCCCGATACGGAAGCTTTGTCTTGCCCAAACGCGTTGTAATCCAAACCAAAGACGGATTCAAAAACGTCCCAGCGAATAAACAAGATGTGTTCAAAGACAAGACGATCAGTCTAGTCCAAAAACGACGACTAATCAAGTTTCTAATGTTCGCGACTGGAGAATTTGAGCAATCCCCCGAACTCGAAGGTGTTCACCCTCTTTTGCCTTCCCTGTTTCCCTAG
- a CDS encoding Rab proteins geranylgeranyltransferase component A, translating to MYNIPTDQTLPALVRTRTYLRSVGRYGPSPFLIGHYGGAGELAQGFCRTCAVQGGTYVLGRKVLEVTRHDGPKLDADKGKEGEDKKKKHKTKRHIDRGPARAGVDVSSTEVQTEAGLQTQTEASEPNAQNEQGGNKAEIHPPTPTGPYFRIRLEGFAAPFTANTIIGSDGWLAHILDESNHPGTTPHEPKFGNTIRAILVIDAPATFASASEQSVSSDQPAGEDRLDESIIILPSEEGAVSVLVNGASTMSCPDGKCILYFTAQSAQDPKEYFAKYISAVLDACSPRPEVHADPSRELPSRQGQPSSYSTTHLTEGPDAAAREAEQVFWDALGDQPGEDGKGKDGVEFFARIEREEDLFDD from the exons ATGTATAATATTCCGACAGACCAAACACTTCCCGCCCTTGTTCGTACCCGAACTTACCTCCGCTCGGTGGGACGATACGGCCCTTCTCCATTTTTAATCGGCCACTATGGCGGTGCTGGAGAGCTCGCACAGGGGTTTTGTAGGACTTGCGCTGTGCAGGGTGGGACGTACGTTTTGGGACGCAAAGTCCTCGAGGTCACACGCCATGACGGACCTAAGTTGGATGCAGACAAGGGAAAAGAAGGTGAAGataagaagaagaagcacaAGACGAAGCGACACATCGATCGTGGACCAGCTCGAGCG GGAGTCGACGTGTCTTCTACCGAAGTTCAGACCGAAGCTGGGCTCCAAACTCAGACCGAAGCCAGCGAACCTAACGCTCAGAACGAACAAGGTGGAAACAAGGCCGAGATTCACCCGCCTACACCTACCGGCCCATACTTTCGAATCCGGCTCGAAGGGTTCGCGGCACCGTTCACGGCAAACACAATTATCGGGTCCGACGGATGGCTCGCTCACATCTTGGACGAATCCAACCACCCGGGGACGACGCCACATGAACCCAAATTCGGCAATACGATCCGCGCGATACTTGTTATCGACGCCCCTGCCACGTTCGCTTCTGCTTCTGAGCAGTCTGTTTCGTCTGATCAGCCGGCAGGAGAAGATAGGCTCGATGAAAGTATTATCATCTTGCCGTCTGAAGAAGGGGCAGTGAGTGTGCTTGTTAATGGGGCTTCGACTATGAGTTGTCCAGATGGCAAAT GTATATTGTACTTTACGGCTCAGTCGGCTCAAGACCCCAAAGAATACTTTGCCAAGTACATATCGGCCGTACTAGACGCATGTTCCCCTCGACCCGAAGT ACATGCGGACCCATCTCGAGAGTTACCTTCAAGACAAGGGCAACCATCCTCGTACTCGACAACCCATTTGACTGAAGGTCCTGATGCAGCTGCGCGGGAAGCGGAACAGGTGTTCTGGGACGCATTGGGAGATCAACCAGGAGAAGACGGCAAGGGGAAAGACGGAGTAGAATTTTTCGCGCGAATAGAAAGAGAGGAAGACTTGTTTGACGAttga
- a CDS encoding RNA recognition motif protein produces the protein MGKSKAAAQAQATTKAKPAAAAPVKEKSKKDKKAAAPPPPKPAESSDSSSEDSSSEDEAPKPAAKANGTAKAAPVKAATKAATKAAESSSSESDSDSESDDEPSKAAAVKPNGKAAAKAGSSDSSDSESESDSEPAKPAAVNGKSAPANKDDSSAANRAILTIPTRMTSRPRQRPLLLSLRPMANLLLPLQRKIIERLASPVKTAAAKAKDSDSSSDSSDSSEDEDGDVAMKDAPAAGANGKRKAEEPAQTPAKKAKTDTEAGESNTVFVGRLSWNVDNDWLAQEFQGCGTVVAARVQMDRNSGKSRGFAYVEFSSPAEAQKAVEEMNGKQIDGREVNVDISQPRQPNPEKRAQVFGDSESQPSTTLFVGNLSWNTTEDGLWTAFGEFGDVTHVRLPTDQESGKPKGFGYVEFGDQEGATKAYEAMKGKDLDGRTLRLDYSQPRGAGGAGGARGGRGGGRGGGRGGFGGDRGFGGDRGGRGGGRGGGRGRGGGRGGPRGGARTGGAVEFRGNKTTF, from the exons ATGGGCAAATCCAAGGCTGCtgctcaagctcaagctaCTACAAAGGCGAAGCCTGCTGCGGCTGCTCCTGTAAAGGAGAAGAGCAAG AAGGACAAGAAAGCTGccgctcctcctcctcccaAGCCTGCCGAGTCGAGCGATTCGTCCTCTGAAGACTCCTCTAGCGAGGATGAGGCACCCAAGCCCGCAGCCAAGGCAAATGGCACCGCT AAGGCGGCCCCAGTCAAGGCGGCTACCAAGGCTGCTACCAAGGCCGCTGAGTCTAGCTCTTCCGAGTCTGATTCGGACTCTGAATCCGACGATGAGCCCTCTAAAGCTGCGGCCGTCAAGCCAAACGGCAAGGCCGCTGCCAAAGCCGGCAGCAGCGACTCGAGCGATTCCGAGTCTGAATCGGACTCTGAGCCTGCGAAACCCGCTGCTGTGAACGGCAAGTCTGCCCCTGCAAACAAGGACGATAGCTCAGCAGCGAATCGAGCGATTCTGACGATTCCGACTCGGATGACAAGCCGGCCAAGGCAAAGGCCGCTGCTGCTAAGCCTGCGGCCAATGGCAAacctgctgctgccgctGCAAAGGAAGATAATCGAGCGACTC GCTTCACCTGTCAAGACCGCTGCT GCCAAGGCTAAGGATTCGGACTCGAGCAGCGACTCATCCGACTCGTCTGAGGATGAAGATGGTGATGTTGCCATGAAGGATGCTCCCGCAGCTGGTGCCAATG GCAAACGCAAAGCCGAAGAGCCCGCCCAAACACCCGCCAAGAAGGCCAAAACCGACACTGAAGCAGGAGAATCCAACACCGTCTTTGTTGGCCGTCTCTCCTGGAACGTCGACAACGACTGGCTTGCTCAGGAATTCCAGGGCTGTGGTACTGTCGTTGCAGCTCGCGTCCAAATGGACCGTAACTCGGGCAAATCCCGCGGTTTCGCATACGTCGAGTTCTCGTCGCCTGCAGAGGCTCAGAAAGCCGTAGAAGAGATGAACGGCAAGCAAATCGACGGCCGTGAGGTCAACGTCGACATCTCCCAGCCTCGTCAGCCCAACCCCGAAAAGCGGGCCCAAGTGTTCGGCGACTCGGAGTCTCAACCAAGCACCACGCTGTTTGTCGGAAACTTGTCCTGGAACACCACCGAAGACGGGCTCTGGACCGCGTTTGGCGAGTTTGGCGATGTCACCCACGTCCGACTTCCTACCGACCAAGAGAGCGGCAAGCCCAAGGGCTTTGGGTATGTCGAATTCGGGGACCAAGAGGGTGCTACCAAGGCATACGAAGCTATGAAGGGCAAGGACCTCGACGGACGAACCTTGAGGTTGGACTACTCTCAGCCCCGAGGAGCAGGTGGAGCAGGCGGCGCACGCGGTGGCCGCGGTGGAGGACGTGGCGGAGGACGTGGCGGGTTCGGAGGCGATCGTGGATTTGGAGGCGATCGTGGTGGACGAGGTGGTGGAAGAGGCGGCGGGCGTGGTCGCGGTGGAGGACGAGGTGGTCCCCGTGGTGGAGCTCGTACCGGTGGTGCTGTCGAGTTCAGGGGTAACAAAACCACTTTCTAA
- a CDS encoding RNA recognition motif domain-containing protein: MVYNAVFMTYLLLSNFELIGEKERWAVELVVDLSVSYDLDLGRIDMSRDVFGKVRILLPQLCLLAARYGYEHTGTEVEFNAAHSLLLAIVRPLVDHLCERTTPKPYEHREIKTTLSDAHDLLDIPLPQLCALVHQWYSNNFELVLQTAPLPRSNQPPASEENKTKTKIVRIRGRDPKAKRYGWTPTRTCEDPSFGSEKCKVSSMPSLKPRERPRLFQLSTNMHISREELARREWPLSPVTICSVSSDSHDGPTTPCSQWDDSFGSNADSRDVPRSLFGQTLKKGFKAMFF; this comes from the exons ATGGTGTACAACGCCGTATTTATGACCTACCTCCTTCTCTCCAATTTCGAGCTCATCGGCGAGAAGGAAAGGTGGGCCGTAGAGCTAGTTGTGGACTTGTCCGTATCCTAC GATTTGGACCTGGGTAGGATTGACATGTCTCGCGATGTGTTTGGTAAAGTCCGCATACTGCTACCTCAACTCTGTCTGCTGGCCGCACGGTATGGGTACGAACATACCGGGACGGAGGTCGAGTTCAAT GCCGCCCATTCCCTCTTGTTGGCGATTGTAAGACCTCTAGTCGACCATTTATGC GAACGGACCACCCCAAAGCCGTACGAGCACCGAGAAATAAAGACTACTCTCTCGGACGCACACGACCTTCTCGACATCCCGCTTCCCCAGCTCTGCGCACTAGTCCACCAATGGTACTCGAACAACTTTGAACTCGTCTTGCAGACCGCTCCGCTACCGAGGAGCAACCAACCGCCAGCTTCCGAAGAGAACAAGACCAAGACCAAAATTGTGAGAATCCGGGGGCGGGATCCAAAGGCGAAACGATATGGATGGACGCCTACTCGGACTTGCGAAGACCCGAGTTTCGGATCCGAAAAGTGCAAGGTAAGTTCGATGCCAAGTTTAAAACCGAGAGAACGTCCCAGGCTCTTTCAATTGAGTACCAACATGCACATATCTCGGGAAGAACTCGCGAGGAGAGAATGGCCGCTTTCGCCTGTCACGATATGCTCGGTGTCCAGCGATAGCCATGATGGGCCCACGACTCCTTGTTCGCAGTGGGACGATTCGTTTGGATCCAACGCCGATTCGAGGGACGTGCCTAGAAGTTTGTTTGGACAGACATTGAAGAAAGGGTTCAAGGCCATGTTTTTCTAG